GTGTTTTGACACAGTAATGGCGAGATTATAAGGGAGTAAGAATAATTGTTAAAATTTGCCGCTAACATCAACCGCTTTTATGGCCATGATATTCTCCTCAAAACCATCTGCATTTATGGCTTTGGCCTTAATACGCATCTTATATACATAGATGGTTTTGTCTGAGTACTCCAGTATTTTGGCAATGGTTTCGGTATCTGTAATACCCATACGCATCAGGGCAAATATGCGCAGGTCTGTAGTAAGCACTTCATGCTCTTTGGGCCAGATCTGATCTTCTTTTTTAAATAAAGCGTTAAAGTCTTCAATAAAATGCGGGAAGATTTTCAGGAACACATGATCAAATGTATAGAACAAGGTTTCGCGTTCTTTTTTGATGTTGATCCTATCGGCCATGATCTGGATATCCTCATATTTTTTGAGTGATAACCGGGTATCTATAGAGCGCTTAATTTTTTCTAACTGAAGAATATAGCCTGAAATAAGATTGAAGAAGTAACCAATATATTCTTCTTTAATACGGGTGCCTTCCATCAAAGCTTCATTAACCTTCTCCAGCTGATTGTTTTTATCATCGATGATCTTCTCCTTGGTCTTCAGCTTTTGCAATTGCTTGAATAATATGACCGAGGTAACAATAACCAATATGGCCAAAACGGTTATCAGGCTTAAAAACACAATAAACCGGTGCTCCTCGCGCTCAATGTAAGTTAATTTCTCTGAAGCCACGATGGGCAACAAACTACCTATCTGGATCTTGCGCTGACGGGCGCCATAAAACTCGGCATCAACCAGTGCATGCTGTAAAGCAACATAAGCATTCTTGATATCGCCTTTTTTATAAAGCAGCTCTGCCAACCAAAAAAGGGCCAGGGTTTCTTTGGTAGATGAGCGAATATCGCTGATGGTGGCTTTGATGAGCAGTTCGGTACACTTATCGCGCTGCGAGGTATTAAGATAAACGTTGCTTAATGTGGAAGTAACGATGGCGTACTGGTGCTCGGTCAATTTTGTTCCCAACAGCTGGTTGAAGATCACCGCTGCCGAATCATAAGATCCGTTACGGAACTTCTTATAGCCCGTGAGATAAATATGATCATACGATCCAGGCTTACTCAAATCAATAGCCGAATCAATATACTGATTGGCCAGCCGGGTATAGTTGGGCGCATAGTTACGGTCGTTATCATAAGTAGCCAAGTCATAGTAAGCCCGCGTAATAATAGAGTAATACTCCATCTTAGAGCTATCGGCAAGGCGTTGCACATCAATGCCGTGCATACTATCAAAGGTTTCCTTAAACATTCCAGACGATAGCAGAATAAAACCCATCTGTATTTTACTCAGATCGCCGCGCTGTTTATCGTGCATATTGATACTCAGCTGTTGCAGCTTGTTAGCGTATACATAGGCCGAATCGAACTGATAGGATTTATACTCGTTATACAGATGATTGCTCAGCGTAAACTGCGATTGAAGGTTAACCGCATGAGTATGAATGAGCTGATCTTTGAGTTTTTGAATCCGTTGCTCCTTTTGCAGGTCGTAAGTGCTCTTTTTGTCAAATTCTTTTCTCAAAGTATCAAACAGCGCATCCGTGCGCGAGTCAGCAAAAGCCGGCACAAGGCCCAGGGTGCACAACAATAAAACAGCCAATAAACGCTTCATCAGGGGATAACTAAATTCGGTTTATGATTTAGTAGGATGGAAAAGTAGATATTTTTAGGCTTAGTAGAAAGTGCGATTTTAAATAATGGTTTAATACTTTTTCCACAACCAGCATCTTCGCCTTGTCAGATTTGTCCAAGTAATGGCCAATATCGTCCATTCTCAAAAGCTTATCGGCAACGTAGCTTTGAGTTATTCAATAATCACCTCATGAAAACATCAATTGTAAACGGCATTGCCATTAGCGGAGTTAGTGTTTACCAAAGCAAATATTCGGTGAAGAATACAACGGATAGGCTGCAAGCCGCACTGCAAAAACACAATGTAACCATATATGCCAGAATAGATCAGCAACAGGAATTACAAAAGGCGGGGTACACTATTTTACCGATGGAGTTTCTGCTATTCGGCAACCCTAAAGCCGGCGGACCGGTGATTATTGAAAATCCGGTAGCTGCGCTTGATCTGCCGTTGAAATTTATGATCTGGCAAGATGATCTGGATCAGGTACATGTTGCCTACAATGACGCTGAGTATATAAAAGATAGGTATCAACTCCCGGCAGACGTAGCTGCCCCGCTAAATCTTGATTCATTGATTTCTTCAGCATTATCATAACAGATCAAAATCATCAAAAAAATAAAATCACAAACACTCATTATAATCACCTTATAAAACTTATACTATCATGGCACAAACAGCAGAAAGACCATACCAAGGACAGGATGATCCGATGGTATTTAGCGAAATCAGACCGTTTTTAAAAGCACTGAACACCTCAGGCGGGCAGCCGCTTGAACAACTGAGCCCGGCAGATGCACGCCAGGTGTTAGTTGGCGCACAGGCATCTGTAACGGTTGACTATTCCGGAATTGAGGAAACAGAGCGCACCATCTCTCAAAACGGTTATGAAGTAAAAATCCACATCACCAAGCCTGAAGGCGCAAAAGCGGGTGCACCGGTTTTTATCTTTATTCACGGCGGCGGCTGGGTACTGGGAGATTACCCTACGCACAGGCGATTGGTTAGAGACCTGGTGGTTGCCAGTGGTGCAGTAGCTGTATTTCCAGACTATACGCCATCGCCAGAGGCCCAATACCCCACAGCTATTAACCAGATTTATGCAGCAACTGAATGGGTGGCAGCTCATGGTGCAGAAATTGGTGTAGATGGTAAAAACCTGGCCGTAGTTGGCAACAGCGTTGGCGGTAACATGACGGCGGCAATAGCTCTGATGGCTAAAGATAAAAACGGCCCTGAAATTAAATTGCAGGCCATGCTATGGCCGGTAACCGATGCCGGCTTTGAAACAGAGTCATACCAGCTTTTTGCCAATGGCCGTTTCCTCTCAAAAAATATGATGAAATGGTTTTGGGATAATTACCTGCCGGACGAAGCTAAAAGGAAAGAGATTTATGCTTCGCCATTACAGGCTACCGTTGAGCAACTGAAAGGGCTACCTCCGGCCCTGGTGCAAACCGCAGAAAACGACGTATTAAGAGATGAGGGCGAAGCCTATGCCCGCAAACTAAATGAAGCCGGCGTACTTGTTACGCTAACACGCTACGGCGGACTGATACATGATTATGGCTTGCTAAACCCCATAGCCCATGTACCGGCTATTAAGACAGCCATACAACAGGCAGCTGTTATAATTAAAAATAGCCTGAGCGAATAACCCATCAATATTAGAAATAAAAAAACCAGCAATTCAAATTGCTGGTTTTTTTATTGTGTGTTAAACTGCGGTGCAAATATGGTTAGGGCTTGCTCATCCTGAAAATTCATCCAGCATATCAAACGTAGGCACAAAAAACAGGGTGCCCGTTTTAGCAGTACTAAAGTCCAGTATACGGTCATAATTTCCCTCTGGTACCCCAACAAACATGTTAGTCAGCATTTTTTGTACAGTAGTGAACGTGCTGGCATAGGCAATAAAATAAGTACCCATCTGATTGGTTGACATTTTGCCGAACGGCATATTGTCGCGCACAATCTTCAGGTCATCACCCACATTGGCTAGTGCAATATGCGAGTTGGTGGGCTTAACATCATCGGCCATTTCTATATCATCTGCCTTTGACCGGCCAATCACGCGCTCTTGCGCTTCGGTAGACAGGTTTTTCCAGGCCTGCAGATCATGGATATATTTTTGCACAAACAGGTAACTACCGCCTTTGTAAGCCTCATCTTCATCACCCACTATTGCAAAAAGCTCACGGTCTACGCCCTGCGGATTTTCGGTACCGTCAACAAAACCCAGTATGGAGCGGCTGTCCCAGTACCTGAAACCATAAATCTCTTCAATACCATCAGCCACCGGTGCTAATATATCGGTCAGCGCAGCGGCCATATCGTAACAAATGCTGGTATCATCTGCACGGATATGCAAATGAATATCGCCTTTGGTAGCTACTGCTGTGTGCTTATTCCCGGCTATAGGCTCAAAATCAATCAGTTCTTTTGGCAAAGGCTGCGGAAGCCCCAGGCGAAGCCAGGCACCACGCCCAATACCCATTACACAACTGGCCCGCGACACCGGAAAACGCACATTGGCCGAATTATTAAGGTTAATAATCATTTTACACAGCCGGGCAAAAGCATCGCCAACAGCTATGTTTTCTTTAAAGTTCCACACCATGAAGATGGTGTTATTATTGGTATAATCTGTAACGTTCTGCGGATCAGGTGTCATAGTGCTGCTGCTTGTAAATGGCAACAAGATAAATAATAATTGGCTATATTCAGGCTCAATAAATCCACTTTATCCCCTATTACAAAATGCTACAACGTCAAAAAAACTGGTTCCAAAGACACATTGATTCCATGGACTTCGGCGAGCGTTTAGCCGACGCCGTTGCCGCCGGAATGGGCTCATGGCGATTCATTATAATTCAGACCATAATTGTCGCCGCATGGATGGTGCTCAATGCGGTGGCCTACATCTCCCACTGGGATCCTTATCCTTATATCCTGTTAAATCTGCTTTTTTCTACCCAGGCCGCTTATGCCGCGCCCATCATTATGATGGCCCAAAACCGCCAGAGCGACCGCGACCGTGTTAAAGCCGATGAGGATTTCCAAACCAATATTGATGCTAAAAAAGAGATAGAGCAGCTACAGATCAGGCTAAACAACATTGATATAGAAAAGCTGGACAAGATTATTGCCCTGCTTGAAAAACTGGATAAACAACAGTCTTAACCATACCTGATATCTATAAAAAAAGGGAGCAACCAATTAAGGCTGTTCCCTTTTTATGGAAACTTGCTATTGCCGCTATCTTGCCTTTGCAACAGCGTTTTTTAACTGCTCGGTTGAAGAAAAGCCTTGTTTACGCCATACCTCTTTACCATTCTGGTAATAGATCAGCGTTGGCAACACGTTTACTTTCAGGTTGCGTGCCAGAGCGGTATTATCATACTGCTCAATACTCACAATTTTGGGGGCAAAGCCTTGGGTTGATTTCAACGAATCTAAAACTGGCACCAATTTTTTGCAGGCCCCGCAGTAGCGCGAGCCAAAATCAATTAACACCTGCGGTGCTGATGCTGCCAATTGCTGATATTGTGAGGCTGATAATGACAAGCCTTTTTTAGTGTTAGACACAACCGGATAACCCGAGCCTACCCAGTTGGCCAATCCACCTGGCAATTCATATACTTGCTTAAAGCCTTTTTCGCGCAGTTCTGCAGATAGTACCGAGCTGCGGCCATTAGCAATGGAGTAAACAAACGTAGGCTTGTCTTTAGAAAGCGCCGCCAGTTGCTGTGCATATCCTGCAGCTTTGGCATCAAAGCTTACAGCACCCTTGATATGATTTTGCGCATATTCTTCGGCCGAACGGGCATCCAGTATCTGCGCGTTGTTACCGGCTGCTTTTAGTTTGCTTTCAAACTCGTTGATGGTAATCTTATTAGTTTGTTTGCCTGCCGTTTGCGCATAAACACTACCTACGCTAATGAACAGTGCTAACAGGCCAAGTTTTATAGTTTTCATATTGATTTTAGGTTAAATGATAAAAGGAGCCGCCCCGTGCGACGACTCCCCTATCCTGATTGTTTTATTGATTGTTTTCCAGGTGATGAATCTGTTTATTGCTGGCCTCAGAACGGCTGATAAACGGATAGATGTTGTTCTTTTTAGCCTCGGCATCAAACAGCGCTTTTAATTCGGCCAGTTTCTGCGGATACTTTTTGGCCAGGTCGTTACGCTCGTTAAAGTCGGTGGTCAGGTCATACAGTTTCCACTCGTCTTTGTCATAGCTTTGATCTGGTGGCGTTTTGCCGCCGGTAAACTGGAAGTCTACGTTGTCAGGATGATGCGCTGCTTCGGCTTTCCAGCCATCTTTATAAATAGATCTTGAAGCGAAGATGTAATAATACTGAACCTTGTGCAGCGACGGCGCCTGCGCATTGTTGAACGATGAGTATAGCGATTTACCCTGCAGCGTATCCTGCTTAATGCCTTTTACATACTCAGGCAATTTCAGGCCAGCTGCTTCAATAGTGGTTGGGAAGATGTCGCTCACGTGACCATATTGAGTACGGATACCACCTTTCTCTTTGATCAATTTAGGATAATAAACAATCAGCGGATTATGGGTACCGCCCTCGGCGTCAGCGTCAGATTTCCAGTATTTAAACGGCGTATTAGCTGCCTGCGCCCAACCCAGCGGATAGTTGGTTGAAGCCTCTGGCGTGCCAATCAGGTCAAACTCGTTCTCGTTGGCTTTAATGTAGGCGTCCTCTGATGCTGTAGCAGGCGAGTTTTTACCCGGACTAATCACACCGTGCAGCGAGCCTTCTTTACTGGCGCCGTTATCACCTATCATTACAAAGACCAGCGTGTTATCAAACTGTCCTGATTTTTTAAGGTAAGTAATCACCCGGCCCACCTGGTCATCAATATAGGTCAGGTAACCGGCATATACTTCCATAAAGCGAGCGTACAGCTTTTTCTGATCGGGCGACAGGCTGTTCCAGGCTTTGATGCGCTCGTTACGCTCTGGCAGTTGTGCATAAGCTGGTATTACGCCCAGCTTTTTCTGGTTGGCGAATACCTTTTCGCGGTAAGCATCCCAGCCGTCATCAAACTGGCCTTTGTACAAGTCGCTCCACTCGTGGCTTACCTGGTGCGGCGCATGGGTAGCGGCCGGGGCGTAGTACAGGAAGAACGGTTTATCGGGCGCAGCTTTATGGGCGGCATCAATATAAGCAATGGCCTTATCGGTAATCTGCTCGTTCAGGTTGCGGCCATCTGGTTTTACATGGAAGTTATCTTCAACCAAGTGCGGCGGGTGATACTGGTCTGTAGCCGATTCCAGGAAACCGAAGTGATGATCAAAACCTTTGCCTGTAGGCCAACGATCAAACGGACCGACGGCAGTGGTATCTTCATCTGGTGTTACCCCCCATTTACCCACAGCAAAGGTGCTGTAACCGTTCTCGCGCAGGGCTTCGGCAATAGTACCCTTATCTGCCGGGATGCGGCCATCATACCCCGGGAAACCGGCTGCTGATGAGGCATGCGCAAAATTGCCCATGTGCACATAATGATGGTTACGACCGGTTAACAACGATGAACGCGTAGGCGCACAAATACCAGCTGTATGAAAGTTGGTGTAACGCAAGCCATTGTTAGCCAGCGTATCAAAGTTAGGCGTACGGGCCAACCCGCCAAAGGTTGACGAGGCGCCAAAGCCCACGTCGTCCAGTAAGATCCAGACAATGTTTGGAGCCCCCGCTGGTGCATGGATAGGCTTTGGCCACCATTCTTTAGATTCTGACAGGCTTTTGCCTATAACTCCCTTGTAAGTGGCCGGTGTAGACGGCGGAATGTTTTGCTGTGCCGATGCCGAAAGCGCCAGCCCCGCCAGTGCGGCAACAAAGCCCAGTTGTTTAATTGTTTTCATGTTTTTTGTGATGTATTGTGATTGTTGTTATTGTGTTTTTTGTTTATGAGTATTGATTTAAAAGATTCTCCAATCCCTCCCTCGGGAGGGGCGCGTAAGAATATGCGGTGGCAGGGAGGGGTTTCGCCGCTTTGTTACATCGCTTGGCTAAACCCCTCCCTACACCCTCCCGAGGGAGGGAAGCGCAATGGCCCCGCGCTTTATTCGGATACCTTCAGTTTAAATTACCAGCCAGGGTTTTGCGTCAGCTTGCCATTGCTGTTATCAATCTCCTGCTGCGGTATGGGGAACAGGTAGAATTTACCTTTCACTCCATTATTTACATTGGTTTTGCCCACTTTTAGCATGGCAGCTTCCAGGATGCCGTTACCACTGGCGTCACGCTCGCGGATGAGATCAAACCAGCGTTGATACTCAAATACAAACTCCAGGCGGCGCTCCAGGTAAACCGCGTCGCGGAATTGCGCCTGTGTCAGTCCACTTAAAGGATCAAGACCTGCGCGGGCACGCACCCGATTGATAGAAGTATAGGCTTTAGTTGTAGGGCCATTTAACTCATTCTCCGCTTCAGCATGGATGAGCAATACTTCAGAGAAACGGATGATAGACACATTGGCACTCGATTCGGCTTCGTTTGATACCACACCTGGGTCCCAATATTTATTAAAGAAGGGAATTGAGTCATTAGCTATTTTGGTATCGTTCAGCTTGCCATAGTATTTGCCATCGGTCGGGCTCAAAAAGCGGGTAACAAAGGTGGCATTACGGCGCTTGTCTTTAGCCGAATAGAGTTTATAGACGCTGAAGAAATGGTCGATACCATCGGGTTTGGTAGCATCGGGCTGCGAGTAAAACACTACCTGTATGGCGTAACTGCCCACAATGCCAGGTATGCCATTCAGCACAGACCGAGGAGCCTCATTATTGCCCTGCCCCTGCGAGTTTGATTTAAATTGTGCCGAGAAAATATGCTCTTTACCATTTTTTGTAGCCGGCAGAAAAACGTCGGCATAACTGCTGAACAGGTCATACCCGTACGGGCCGTTAATTACTTCTTCGGCTTTGCTTACGGCATCGCTCCACTTGCGTTCGGTCAGGTAAACCTTGGCCAGGATAGATTTGGCGGCTCCGGCTGTAGCACGGCCAACATCGGCCCCGCTGTAGCTATTGGGCAGTGTGACTGCGGCTTCGGTCAGGTCTTTTTCTATTTGCGCATAAACTGTTGCGGCCGGTGCGCGTGGCACTTGCAAATCAGACAGGTTAATGGATGTTTGGTCATGCAGTACCAGCGGCACATCGCCATACAACCTTACCAGGTTAAAGTAGTAAAGCGCCCGCAAAAATTTGGCCTCGGCAACCAACCTGCCTCTAAGCGTAGCATCAAAGTTGATATGCGGAATAGTATCTATGGCAATGTTGGCCTTTTTGATACCGGCATAATGCTGCTGCCATAACTGCAACACGCGCAGGCCTGATGATGAATGCCCGAGTACCGATTGCGAGCGCACATCGGCATTGGTAGCGCCCGGGCCAGGACCAATATCATCAGACATAAAATCCATACCCGTATTGAGCAGCGTATTATAAGGCGTTTGCACCGAGTTAGAGCCTGCGTTAAGCAGCGAATAAGCCGCAGTTACGGCCGACACCGCATCGGCCTGTGTTTTATAAAACTGACTAGCCGGAATGAAGGACGACGGATCCTCCTTCAGCTTGGCGCACGATACCGCGCCCAAGGCCAGCAGCCATATAGCATATTTAAAATTCTTCATAATCATTACTTCTAAAAGTTTAAAGGGTTACCGAAAGGCCAGCCAGGATAGATTTGCTGTTTGGATAAGCCCCGTTATCTACACCAAGGTTAATAACCGATTGCTCGTTACTGCTCACCTCGGGGTCATACCCGGTATATTTTGTCCAGGTGATGAGGTTAGTGGCGGTAACATACAGGCGCACTTTTTTAATCTTAGAGATTTTCAGCAACGATTGCGGGAAGGTGTAGCCCAGCGTCAGGTTTTTGAGGCGCAGGTAAGAACCATCTTCCAAAAACCGGTCTGATATGGTTGCCGCCGGGTCCTGGAATGCGCTGTGCACATCGGTATTGGTGTTGGTTGGCGTCCAGCGGTTTAGCAAAGTGGTGGTAGCGTTGGTGTAACCGGTACCCAGTTCTAACACACCGCGCTGCTGATTGTAGATCTTGTTACCGTAAGATGTCTGCAAGAACACCGACAGGTCTACTCCTTTGTAAGTGAACGTATTGGTGATACCCCCCGTAAACTTAGGCTGCGCGTTACCCAGAATAGTGCGATCATCTGCCTGGGTAATTTTGCCGTCGCCGTTTAAGTCCTGGTAAGCCTGGCCGCCTGGCGAAGTATTGGCAGCCGGGGTAAGTGCCGGTCCGCCGGCTTTAATTAACCCATTGGTTTTGTAGCCGATGAAAGAGCCGATTGGCTGCCCCACGCGCAGAATAGACGGCAGTGATGAATCTGGAATAAACTGATTTACCCCATTACCCCCCAGGCTAAGCACTTTATTGCGGTTAACGGCAAACACAATGCTGGTGTTCCATTTAAAATCGCCAATCAGGTTGCGGGTGTTAATGCCTAATTCAAAGCCCTTATTTTCTACCGAACCCACGTTTTCATACTGCTGCGGGTTGGTAATGGCCGTATTGGTAATAACCGTCAAACCGCTGGTTGCCGGTAGCGGCAGATAAAGCAGTAGGTTGGTGGTTTTTTTGTAATAAACATCGGTAACCAGGCTGATGCGGTCTTTGAGCAAACCCAGATCGATACCAAAATCATACTGAGCAGTTTTCTCCCAGGTGAGGTTTGGGTTTGATAAACTGTTTGGCGCAAAGCCAGCAACCGTAGTACCGCCAAAATTATAGCGGTAGTAACCCAGCTGCGAGTAAGATTGATAGGCAGGAATATCGCTATTACCAGTACTGCCCGCGCTTAAACGGAATTTAAGCTGACTGATAGCGCTGGTGTTGCGTACCCAATCCTCATCGCTGGCGTTCCAGGCGATGGCTGCTGAAGGGAACGTGGCCCATTGGTGTCCCGGTGCAAATTTTGATGAGCCGTCAGCACGTAAGGTTAGGGTAAGCAAATACTTGCCATCAAAGCCATAGTTTACTCTACCCAGAAAAGAGTTAAGCGCCCAGGCACTGGCAGATGATGACGGTGCGATAGCAAAGCCACCTGCGGTGATAGATGTTACCGCGCCAGAACCCAGGTTGTTATAGGCTGAGTAATCGCTCACAAAACCAGATGAACCGGTTACAGACCCCTGCGCCTTAAACTGCTGCTGCGTAAAACCACCCAGCACGGTAAGCGAATGCTTGCCAAATTTATTATTGTAGGTAACGGTATTCTCATTCAGCCAGTTGGTAGAAAATAAGCTGCCTACCTCGCCCAAACCACCATAGCCAGAACCCTCATAAACAGTCGATGGCAGGTAACGGTTCTGTTTGTTGTCGATGATATCTACCCCGAATAATACCCGTGCGGTTAAGTGTTGAGAAAAGCGATAATCGCCGGCAATGTTTCCCAGTATGCGGTTGGTGGTGGTAGTATTCAGTTGATTATAAAGCGTATTGATGGGGTTGCCATAAACACCTTCAAAAATATTTTTCAGGAAGAAGGTACCATCGGCATTATAAATCGGCGTAGTTGGCGTCATTAATAAAATGGCAGGCACCACACCCGCAGGAGCCACTTGTGCCGAGGTACGACTAACGGTAACATTGCTTGATATTTTGAAGTCATCGTTATAATCGTGCTCCACATTTACCCGGCCGGCAAAGCGTTCAAAGTTGGTATTGTTAAGTACACCGTTCTGCTTAAAATAATTACCCGAAAAAGCCAGACGCGTTTTCTCTGTACCCGAGAGGATAGACAGCGAGTGATTCTGTTGACCAGCAGTGCGGAAGGCAGCAGCCTGCCAATCGGTGTTTACGTGGTATGGATTCAGTTGATCGGCTGTTTGGGTTGATTTGCCGCTGTTCACTAAGGCGTCGTTACGCAAAGCCCCCCACTGATCAGCATTGAGCAGCGAGATGGTTTTGGTAACCTTTTGCCAGCCATAACTGGCATCGTAACTAACGGATGACACACCTGCCTTACCTTTTTTTGTGGTGATGATAATCACCCCGTTTGCGCCGCGTGTACCATAGATGGCAGTGGCCGATGCATCTTTCAGCACCTCGATACTTTCAATATCTGCCGTATTGAGTGATGCCAGCGGGTTAATTTTCGGTCCGTTGGTTACGCCAGCATCAGTTAGTGAATTACTGTTAGAGGTTGGGAAACCATCTATCACGTACAATGGCTCGGCCACGGCATTGATGGAGTTTACCCCCCTGATCTGCACTGTGGCGCCAGCTCCTGGCTGACCGGTAGCCTGCGTTACCTGTATGCCGGAAACGTTGCCTTGTAAAACCCTATCGGGCGAGGCCACTGTTTGCTGCAGCGCCGCCGGAGATAAAGACGCAATGGAGCCGGTAATATCTTTACGTTTCTGCGTACCATAGCCTACCACCACCACGTCATTTAGCTGGTTGGTGGTGGCCTTTAACTCAACGGTAATAGGGCTGCCGTTGGCCGTTATCTTTTG
This region of Mucilaginibacter yixingensis genomic DNA includes:
- a CDS encoding TonB-dependent receptor, whose translation is MQNNADIKVGYAPALYQTLRRYFKILLLFLVPLSAAAQQNPPIINSKLVGRVLDGATKDPLPGAVVRIEGTTHVVSTDIDGKFQFVTGQKFPYTLVVTFIGYEQQKITANGSPITVELKATTNQLNDVVVVGYGTQKRKDITGSIASLSPAALQQTVASPDRVLQGNVSGIQVTQATGQPGAGATVQIRGVNSINAVAEPLYVIDGFPTSNSNSLTDAGVTNGPKINPLASLNTADIESIEVLKDASATAIYGTRGANGVIIITTKKGKAGVSSVSYDASYGWQKVTKTISLLNADQWGALRNDALVNSGKSTQTADQLNPYHVNTDWQAAAFRTAGQQNHSLSILSGTEKTRLAFSGNYFKQNGVLNNTNFERFAGRVNVEHDYNDDFKISSNVTVSRTSAQVAPAGVVPAILLMTPTTPIYNADGTFFLKNIFEGVYGNPINTLYNQLNTTTTNRILGNIAGDYRFSQHLTARVLFGVDIIDNKQNRYLPSTVYEGSGYGGLGEVGSLFSTNWLNENTVTYNNKFGKHSLTVLGGFTQQQFKAQGSVTGSSGFVSDYSAYNNLGSGAVTSITAGGFAIAPSSSASAWALNSFLGRVNYGFDGKYLLTLTLRADGSSKFAPGHQWATFPSAAIAWNASDEDWVRNTSAISQLKFRLSAGSTGNSDIPAYQSYSQLGYYRYNFGGTTVAGFAPNSLSNPNLTWEKTAQYDFGIDLGLLKDRISLVTDVYYKKTTNLLLYLPLPATSGLTVITNTAITNPQQYENVGSVENKGFELGINTRNLIGDFKWNTSIVFAVNRNKVLSLGGNGVNQFIPDSSLPSILRVGQPIGSFIGYKTNGLIKAGGPALTPAANTSPGGQAYQDLNGDGKITQADDRTILGNAQPKFTGGITNTFTYKGVDLSVFLQTSYGNKIYNQQRGVLELGTGYTNATTTLLNRWTPTNTNTDVHSAFQDPAATISDRFLEDGSYLRLKNLTLGYTFPQSLLKISKIKKVRLYVTATNLITWTKYTGYDPEVSSNEQSVINLGVDNGAYPNSKSILAGLSVTL